The following are from one region of the Phormidium sp. PBR-2020 genome:
- a CDS encoding SagB/ThcOx family dehydrogenase: MTRQKFSIAKLYHERTKYDPKTINQRVPNVDWDRPPVPFKDYPIGTRIDLKPHIGDRQTVLSRLSHLLYCTYGVTARIPQIAQQDLLLRASPSAGGLYPAEVYVLSRGGDDLPAGRYNYQVRDHSLVQFWDGDPGEALEAACFGHPALKEAPFVIVTTAVFFRSSWRYQDRAYRRIHLDTGHLLGNLDLAAALTDYRPYLIAGFNDGAVNELLYLNPEEEGAIAVVALQERQNAALELPLTTALASDADLDYPELPDGSLLGYLHQASAIEGAPESSSASSAESESQLSSQGIEDKYNFPFCTKVSTASSPLDWGVGGKALEATLLQRRSTRAYDGGAEIELEQVKALLNFAYQPQPLGQLSGNPSADSAAQEWEQPDLCDRSLIQTFIATTAVAGLDDGCYYYAPQAQELRQIRFKNFRRELHFLCLGQDLGRDAAMVLFHTADLQGAIARWGDRAYRYLHLDAGHLGQRLNLAATYLRLGVSGIAGFFDDHVNDVLGIPPDEAVLYITTIGQPRTTRRP, encoded by the coding sequence ATGACGAGACAGAAGTTTTCCATCGCTAAGCTCTATCATGAGCGCACCAAATATGACCCGAAGACCATCAATCAACGGGTTCCTAATGTCGATTGGGATCGCCCACCGGTTCCCTTTAAGGATTATCCCATTGGGACTCGTATTGATTTAAAACCCCATATCGGCGATCGCCAAACGGTGCTTTCGCGGTTATCTCATCTGCTGTACTGCACCTATGGGGTGACGGCTCGGATTCCTCAAATTGCTCAACAGGATTTATTGCTACGAGCGTCTCCCTCAGCGGGGGGACTCTATCCGGCGGAAGTGTATGTGCTGTCTCGTGGGGGTGACGATTTGCCCGCAGGTCGCTACAACTACCAGGTGCGGGATCATAGCCTGGTGCAGTTCTGGGATGGTGACCCCGGTGAGGCTCTGGAGGCGGCCTGTTTCGGGCATCCGGCGCTGAAGGAAGCTCCGTTTGTGATTGTGACGACGGCGGTGTTTTTCCGCTCTTCCTGGCGCTATCAGGATCGAGCCTACCGCCGCATTCATTTGGATACGGGGCATCTGTTGGGAAATTTGGATCTGGCGGCGGCGTTGACGGATTATCGCCCTTACCTGATTGCTGGGTTTAATGATGGGGCGGTGAATGAGTTGCTGTATCTTAATCCAGAAGAGGAGGGGGCGATCGCCGTTGTAGCCCTTCAGGAACGGCAAAATGCAGCCCTTGAACTCCCCTTAACGACGGCGTTAGCGTCCGATGCGGATCTCGATTATCCAGAGTTACCCGATGGTTCTCTCCTGGGATATTTACACCAGGCCAGCGCCATTGAGGGCGCTCCTGAGTCTAGTTCTGCCTCTAGTGCTGAATCGGAGTCTCAGTTGAGTTCTCAGGGCATTGAGGATAAATATAACTTTCCCTTTTGCACCAAGGTGAGTACCGCCAGTTCTCCTCTGGATTGGGGGGTAGGAGGAAAGGCTCTAGAGGCGACGTTGCTGCAACGCCGTTCAACACGGGCCTATGACGGAGGTGCTGAGATTGAGTTAGAGCAGGTGAAGGCGTTGTTGAATTTTGCCTATCAGCCGCAACCCCTGGGCCAGCTTAGTGGCAATCCTTCGGCAGATTCGGCGGCTCAGGAGTGGGAACAGCCCGATTTGTGCGATCGCAGTCTGATTCAAACCTTTATCGCCACAACAGCGGTGGCGGGATTGGATGATGGCTGTTATTACTATGCGCCTCAAGCCCAGGAATTGCGGCAAATTCGCTTTAAAAACTTCCGCCGTGAACTGCATTTTCTCTGTTTGGGCCAAGATTTAGGGCGAGATGCGGCGATGGTGTTGTTCCATACGGCGGATTTGCAGGGGGCTATTGCTCGCTGGGGCGATCGCGCCTATCGTTATTTACATTTGGATGCGGGTCATCTTGGGCAACGTCTGAATTTAGCGGCAACGTATCTGCGCCTGGGTGTGAGTGGGATTGCTGGCTTTTTTGATGATCATGTCAATGATGTGCTGGGGATTCCCCCCGATGAAGCGGTGCTGTATATCACCACCATCGGACAACCGCGAACCACCCGACGTCCTTAA
- a CDS encoding Uma2 family endonuclease, whose product MVAVQTQPLEFEAFLAQYPDDGRRYELIEGEVIAVLPTGPHEEIAGFLLAEFNVAIRRGGLPYTIPRACLLKPQAPRSGYQPDVAVCDRRQLRQESLWKTASVIESGATVPLVVEVVSTNWRDDYGHKLIEYEAMGIQEYWLVDYRALGGVRYIGRPKQPTITIASLLEGEYQLQQFRRGDRLVSGVFPELRLTVDEVLGVIEESPQ is encoded by the coding sequence ATGGTGGCTGTACAAACTCAACCGCTAGAGTTTGAGGCGTTTCTGGCGCAGTATCCTGACGATGGCCGGCGCTATGAACTAATTGAAGGGGAAGTGATTGCGGTGTTACCGACAGGGCCTCATGAGGAGATTGCGGGGTTTTTGCTGGCGGAGTTTAATGTGGCGATTCGTCGGGGGGGACTTCCGTATACGATTCCCCGGGCCTGTTTGTTGAAACCGCAAGCGCCGCGATCGGGATATCAGCCGGATGTGGCGGTGTGCGATCGCCGTCAATTGCGTCAGGAATCTCTCTGGAAGACGGCTTCTGTGATTGAGTCGGGGGCGACGGTTCCCTTAGTGGTTGAGGTGGTTAGCACGAATTGGCGGGATGATTATGGCCATAAACTGATTGAGTATGAGGCGATGGGGATTCAGGAGTATTGGCTGGTGGATTATCGGGCCTTGGGTGGGGTGCGATATATCGGAAGGCCGAAGCAACCGACGATTACGATCGCGAGTTTGCTGGAGGGGGAGTATCAGTTACAACAGTTTAGGCGGGGGGATAGGTTGGTGTCAGGGGTTTTTCCGGAGTTACGGTTAACGGTGGATGAGGTGTTGGGAGTGATTGAAGAATCCCCTCAGTAG
- a CDS encoding toxin-antitoxin system, antitoxin component, Xre family protein — MLLSLSEKEREIVEKLRKIPPDNLHKIENFIDFLSLRYQDRQLVEASKRLSNPAFQDVWDNDEDASYDEP; from the coding sequence ATGCTTTTATCTTTGTCCGAAAAAGAACGAGAAATTGTAGAGAAATTACGTAAAATCCCTCCAGATAATCTCCATAAAATCGAAAATTTCATAGATTTCTTGAGTCTTCGTTATCAAGATAGACAGCTTGTGGAAGCCAGTAAGAGGCTCTCCAACCCAGCTTTTCAGGACGTCTGGGATAACGATGAGGATGCCAGTTATGACGAGCCGTGA
- a CDS encoding bile acid beta-glucosidase yields the protein MPIHYPTHPPIPPHTWQRPLGQGWENPYRVRYASNLDDGPDHGMPLGGFGAGAIGRSPQGTFNLWHLDGGEHIFKPLPGCQFSVYEETEGGQRQAYALSTVPPEDGTLSSWTWYPAETEAGESTGTYHALYPRSWSVYERVFNCYLTCEQFSPIIPDNYQETSYPLAIFEWTAHNPTDAPITLSILLTWENIAGWFTNTLKSPEVRVRDDGSPVYDYQSRWGDSQGNVNRWLEDFSRLGCLLNSGAMGHEAIAEGEGQFALATVTNPAVKVFYHSRWNPAGDGSEIWRSFAEDGSLENWEDETPAVAGERIGAAIAVRFTVRPGKTRKIPFILAWDFPITEFAAGITAYRRYTDFFGRNGQNSWSMIRTALKHSDMWKEAIVDWQMPILEDESLPGWFKMALFNELYDLSSGGSLWTTANQDEPKGHFGVLESFDYRWYESLDVRLYGSFALLKLWPLLEKSVIRSFARAIPTGDETPRVIGYNGAAAIRKAVGATPHDLGAANEHPWVQTNYTSYQDCNLWKDLPCDFVLQVYRDFLFTGAKDIEFLQDCWQGVVQAIAYLKSFDTDGDSIPENGGAPDQTFDDWRLQGISAYCGGLWLAALEAAIAIGERLETAVKPWNTSNSHQNIPEPAQVLPEYRVWLQEAKPRYHNTLWNGRYYRLDSESGSEVVMADQLCGQFYAQLLGLEDIVPRNCADLALKTVYESCFVQFNQGLETPIGAANGVMLDGSPEDPQATHPLEVWTGINFGIGAFLVLMGLKTEALMMTEAVVRQIYEGGLQFRTPEAITAARTFRAGHYLRAMAIWAMYEVWCRDDSLRGR from the coding sequence ATGCCAATTCACTATCCAACTCATCCCCCAATTCCTCCCCATACCTGGCAACGCCCTCTGGGACAGGGCTGGGAGAATCCCTATCGCGTCCGTTATGCCAGTAATCTCGATGATGGCCCGGATCATGGAATGCCCCTGGGAGGGTTTGGGGCGGGTGCGATTGGGCGATCGCCCCAGGGAACGTTTAATCTTTGGCATCTCGATGGGGGGGAACATATCTTTAAACCCCTCCCAGGTTGTCAGTTCTCGGTGTATGAGGAAACCGAAGGGGGACAACGGCAGGCCTATGCTCTCTCGACGGTTCCCCCGGAGGATGGAACCTTAAGCAGTTGGACTTGGTATCCGGCTGAAACGGAGGCGGGAGAGTCCACGGGAACCTATCATGCTCTCTATCCCCGCAGTTGGTCGGTGTATGAGCGGGTGTTTAACTGTTATTTGACTTGTGAGCAGTTCTCGCCGATTATTCCTGATAATTATCAAGAAACCAGTTATCCCCTGGCGATTTTTGAATGGACGGCTCATAATCCCACCGATGCGCCAATTACGTTGAGCATTTTATTAACTTGGGAAAATATCGCCGGTTGGTTTACGAATACTCTGAAATCCCCGGAGGTGCGGGTACGGGATGATGGCAGTCCAGTTTATGATTATCAGTCCCGCTGGGGTGACTCTCAGGGGAATGTGAACCGTTGGTTAGAGGATTTTTCCCGTCTGGGCTGTTTGCTCAATTCTGGGGCCATGGGGCATGAGGCGATCGCCGAGGGAGAGGGGCAATTTGCCCTGGCGACGGTAACGAATCCGGCGGTGAAGGTGTTTTATCATTCTCGCTGGAATCCGGCGGGAGATGGCTCGGAAATTTGGCGCTCCTTTGCCGAAGATGGGAGTTTAGAGAATTGGGAGGATGAAACCCCGGCGGTGGCGGGGGAACGGATTGGGGCAGCGATCGCGGTGCGCTTTACGGTGCGTCCAGGCAAAACCCGCAAGATTCCCTTTATTTTGGCCTGGGATTTCCCGATTACGGAGTTTGCTGCTGGAATTACAGCCTATCGCCGCTATACGGACTTTTTTGGTCGCAATGGGCAAAATAGTTGGTCGATGATTCGCACGGCCCTGAAGCATTCGGATATGTGGAAGGAGGCGATCGTGGATTGGCAAATGCCGATTTTAGAGGATGAGTCCCTGCCGGGTTGGTTCAAAATGGCCTTGTTTAATGAACTGTATGACCTTAGTAGTGGGGGCAGTTTATGGACGACAGCAAATCAGGACGAACCGAAGGGACATTTTGGGGTTTTAGAGAGTTTTGATTACCGCTGGTATGAAAGTTTAGATGTTCGTTTGTATGGGTCTTTTGCGCTGTTAAAACTTTGGCCGCTGTTGGAAAAATCGGTGATTCGCTCCTTCGCGCGGGCCATTCCTACGGGAGATGAAACGCCCCGGGTGATTGGCTATAATGGGGCGGCTGCAATTCGTAAGGCGGTGGGGGCAACGCCCCATGATTTGGGGGCGGCCAATGAACATCCTTGGGTTCAAACGAATTACACGAGCTATCAGGATTGTAATCTTTGGAAGGATTTACCGTGCGATTTTGTGTTGCAAGTTTATCGAGATTTCTTGTTTACTGGAGCCAAAGATATTGAGTTTTTACAAGACTGTTGGCAGGGGGTGGTTCAGGCGATCGCCTATCTGAAAAGCTTTGATACGGATGGGGATTCTATTCCCGAAAATGGTGGCGCACCGGATCAGACCTTTGATGATTGGCGTTTGCAGGGGATTAGTGCCTATTGTGGGGGCTTATGGTTAGCGGCCTTGGAGGCGGCGATCGCCATTGGGGAACGGCTAGAAACTGCTGTAAAACCCTGGAACACCAGTAATTCCCACCAGAATATCCCCGAACCAGCGCAGGTGTTACCTGAGTATCGTGTCTGGCTTCAGGAGGCGAAACCCCGCTATCACAATACGCTCTGGAATGGTCGCTATTATCGTCTTGATAGTGAGAGTGGTTCAGAGGTGGTGATGGCGGATCAACTTTGTGGCCAGTTTTATGCGCAACTGTTGGGGTTGGAGGACATTGTGCCGCGCAATTGTGCGGACTTGGCTCTGAAAACGGTGTATGAGAGTTGTTTTGTCCAGTTTAATCAAGGCTTAGAGACGCCGATTGGGGCCGCTAATGGGGTGATGTTGGATGGTTCCCCGGAAGATCCCCAGGCGACGCACCCGCTGGAAGTTTGGACGGGGATTAACTTCGGGATTGGGGCGTTTTTGGTTCTGATGGGGTTGAAGACGGAGGCGCTAATGATGACGGAGGCGGTGGTGCGACAAATTTATGAGGGAGGACTTCAGTTTCGCACACCTGAGGCGATTACGGCGGCCCGGACGTTCCGTGCGGGACATTATCTACGGGCGATGGCGATTTGGGCCATGTATGAGGTTTGGTGTCGAGATGATTCGTTGAGGGGTAGATAA
- a CDS encoding DUF4214 domain-containing protein: MDSSRKDGRYRASMVFAIATLTILAAIAPRANGQESCRRTDDYTLCFDRDWLRYYTQPQSDLDWQTYLRSRVPPDASDYYPEINRIYRDLLQRTATERELEHWSHAILAGLSVTEFRRTLVYGEEVRTRINGMYQAILGRDVDESGLETWRRKLMDGGTLEDVYEEVSNSEEALQLQDTSP; the protein is encoded by the coding sequence ATGGATTCTTCTCGAAAGGACGGTCGATATCGGGCTTCAATGGTCTTCGCGATCGCGACCTTAACGATTTTAGCGGCGATCGCTCCCCGGGCAAATGGTCAGGAGTCATGCCGACGCACGGATGACTATACGCTCTGTTTTGACCGGGATTGGCTACGGTATTATACCCAGCCTCAGTCCGATCTCGATTGGCAAACCTATCTCCGCAGTCGTGTCCCCCCGGATGCGTCGGATTATTACCCGGAGATTAACCGCATTTACCGGGATCTGCTGCAACGCACGGCCACGGAACGGGAGCTAGAACATTGGTCTCATGCGATTCTGGCGGGACTGTCTGTGACGGAATTTCGGCGCACCTTGGTCTATGGGGAGGAGGTGAGGACTCGGATTAATGGGATGTATCAGGCTATTCTAGGACGAGATGTGGATGAGAGTGGCTTAGAGACCTGGAGGCGCAAGCTCATGGATGGGGGAACCCTGGAGGATGTCTATGAGGAGGTCTCTAACAGTGAGGAAGCTTTACAATTACAAGATACTTCCCCTTAA
- a CDS encoding DUF4168 domain-containing protein, whose translation MSRQGLIGAIAICWGLLMFLVPGLAWADEAPAATEMPNLGISEITDSGAISSEKVSQFANAYMGIVDLISGRSEELQQAETAEEYNQLEQELEAAAIEIIQETGLTPPEYLQLLTLADTDAEFSERVATQIQDIEE comes from the coding sequence ATGAGTAGACAAGGACTGATCGGGGCGATCGCCATCTGTTGGGGGCTACTGATGTTCCTGGTTCCGGGATTAGCCTGGGCCGATGAAGCCCCCGCTGCGACTGAAATGCCGAATTTGGGTATCTCTGAAATTACTGACTCGGGGGCGATTTCCTCGGAAAAGGTGAGTCAGTTCGCCAACGCCTATATGGGGATTGTGGATCTCATTAGTGGCCGCAGTGAGGAACTGCAACAAGCCGAAACCGCTGAAGAGTACAACCAACTCGAACAGGAATTGGAAGCGGCGGCGATCGAGATTATCCAAGAGACGGGATTGACTCCCCCGGAATACTTGCAATTGTTAACCCTGGCTGACACGGATGCCGAGTTTAGTGAACGGGTGGCCACGCAAATTCAAGATATTGAAGAGTGA
- a CDS encoding ParA family protein, which yields MKNWQRILESIPDGTAEQDFEDRFVIPFLEEVGFDGDRRTRDRSRQFTGYYNNKSYRVKPDFVCWSGVPEAENSHPYLVVENKAVNSEYWRDAVDKIKKSLQVVATPSMSGQTVSKSAQFGIATNGIYLQLFQRHGKISVPRTPRFELRKTPINQIIEEIRKNLDSPRRALTVMCWNNKGGVGKTTITTHLSSALSVRKNIQVLVLNFDLQADLNSLFNISRMSDYHSKAKLYLYDALCDVGTGNYEHIDDYPKMVVSKTYKQASINVIPGELSMFEVEAGEWNNRVDSLRMLLEKAGFYQDYDYIFIDASPSWRGMGELAAVASDIILPIIDNSDFSIEAVKRLKSIYLSFRNKGKWNIRRSPKPPTIEGYILNSRSRGSETEEAFFANTERKLERENLDEPVLARIKNLAKLQEIQTSIVKTYYNAKSSWDKLSELEKLEESKSNSIPRLFIKIANDIF from the coding sequence ATGAAAAATTGGCAAAGAATTCTTGAGAGTATTCCCGATGGAACTGCCGAACAAGACTTTGAAGATCGCTTTGTTATCCCTTTTCTAGAAGAAGTTGGATTTGATGGAGATCGCAGAACCCGAGATAGAAGCCGTCAATTTACCGGGTATTATAACAATAAAAGTTATCGGGTTAAACCTGATTTTGTATGTTGGTCTGGGGTTCCAGAAGCCGAAAACTCACATCCATATTTAGTTGTTGAGAATAAGGCAGTAAATTCGGAGTATTGGCGCGATGCAGTCGATAAAATTAAAAAATCTCTTCAGGTCGTCGCAACTCCATCGATGTCGGGTCAAACGGTGAGCAAATCTGCTCAATTTGGGATAGCAACGAATGGCATCTATTTACAATTATTTCAAAGGCATGGTAAGATATCGGTTCCTCGAACACCTCGGTTTGAACTCAGAAAAACTCCGATTAATCAAATTATAGAAGAAATCAGGAAAAATTTAGATTCCCCTCGAAGAGCTTTAACCGTAATGTGCTGGAACAACAAAGGTGGGGTTGGCAAAACAACTATTACCACTCACCTAAGTTCCGCACTTTCTGTTCGTAAAAATATTCAAGTTTTAGTTCTAAATTTTGACTTGCAGGCGGATCTCAATAGTCTTTTTAATATATCTCGCATGAGTGATTATCATTCCAAGGCAAAACTCTATTTATACGATGCGCTTTGCGATGTTGGAACTGGAAATTATGAGCACATTGATGATTACCCCAAAATGGTTGTTTCTAAGACTTACAAACAGGCTAGTATTAATGTTATACCTGGGGAACTTTCGATGTTTGAAGTTGAAGCTGGTGAGTGGAATAATCGCGTCGACTCTCTAAGAATGTTATTAGAAAAAGCTGGCTTTTATCAGGACTATGATTATATTTTTATTGATGCTTCGCCATCTTGGCGAGGTATGGGCGAATTAGCAGCTGTAGCTTCCGATATTATTCTTCCTATAATAGATAATTCTGATTTTTCCATCGAGGCAGTGAAACGGCTTAAATCAATTTATTTAAGTTTTCGGAATAAGGGAAAATGGAATATAAGACGTTCTCCAAAGCCTCCAACGATTGAAGGTTATATTTTAAACTCTCGCTCTAGAGGATCTGAGACTGAAGAGGCTTTTTTTGCAAATACTGAGCGGAAACTTGAAAGAGAAAATTTAGATGAGCCTGTATTAGCTCGAATCAAAAACCTTGCTAAATTGCAGGAAATTCAGACATCGATTGTAAAAACTTACTATAATGCTAAATCAAGCTGGGATAAACTTTCTGAATTGGAAAAACTTGAAGAATCAAAATCAAACAGTATCCCTAGATTGTTTATTAAGATAGCAAATGATATTTTCTAA
- a CDS encoding histone deacetylase — MVLPIVHHPDYVAPLPPGHRFPMQKFSQLYSYLLRQGIVTPDQVHVPSLPPREVLEWLHEGEYVEGYLTGTLPEKAQRRIGLPWSAELARRTCLAVGGTLLTAQLALETGLACNTVGGTHHAFPGFGSGFCIFNDLAIAARFVQKRGLARRVLIVDLDVHQGDGTAVMFQGDETVFTFSMHCGANFPSRKQVSDLDVSLREGMEDDEYLQTLAEYLPDLLSQVKPDLVLYDAGVDPHLGDRLGKLALTDTGIFRREMQVLGTCLGAGYPVACVIGGGYSTDFAALTYRHSLLHRVAGDLFRQYRLG; from the coding sequence ATGGTGTTACCGATTGTGCATCATCCTGATTATGTGGCCCCCCTGCCGCCGGGCCATCGTTTCCCGATGCAGAAGTTCTCGCAACTCTACAGCTATCTGTTGCGCCAGGGAATCGTCACGCCGGATCAGGTTCACGTTCCCAGTTTACCGCCTCGGGAGGTGTTGGAATGGCTCCATGAGGGGGAGTATGTGGAAGGCTATTTGACGGGAACCCTCCCGGAGAAGGCGCAACGGCGGATTGGACTTCCTTGGAGTGCAGAATTGGCGCGACGCACCTGTTTGGCGGTGGGGGGAACGCTGTTGACGGCTCAGTTGGCTCTGGAGACAGGGTTAGCTTGTAATACGGTGGGGGGAACTCATCATGCGTTTCCAGGGTTTGGTTCGGGATTTTGTATTTTTAATGATTTGGCGATCGCGGCCCGGTTTGTGCAGAAGCGGGGATTGGCGCGGCGGGTGTTGATTGTGGATTTGGATGTGCATCAGGGGGATGGAACGGCGGTGATGTTCCAGGGGGATGAGACGGTGTTTACGTTCTCGATGCACTGTGGGGCGAATTTCCCGAGTCGTAAGCAAGTGAGTGATTTGGATGTGTCGCTGCGGGAGGGGATGGAGGATGATGAGTATTTACAAACGTTGGCTGAGTATTTGCCGGATCTGTTGTCTCAGGTGAAGCCGGATTTGGTGCTGTATGATGCTGGGGTGGACCCGCATTTGGGCGATCGCCTGGGGAAGTTGGCGTTGACAGATACGGGGATTTTTCGCCGGGAGATGCAGGTGTTGGGGACGTGTTTGGGGGCGGGGTATCCGGTGGCCTGTGTGATTGGTGGGGGCTATAGTACGGATTTTGCGGCGCTGACGTATCGCCATAGTTTGTTGCATCGGGTGGCTGGTGATCTGTTCCGTCAGTATCGTTTGGGTTGA
- the hslO gene encoding Hsp33 family molecular chaperone HslO: MADQLIRATAANGGIRCVGVITTRLTEEARQRHQLSYVATAALGRTMSAGLLLASNMKNPDSRVNLRVKGDGPLGGILVDAGMDGTVRGYVNNPDVELPPNPRGKLDVGQAVGSNGFLYVIRDIGYGYPYSSTVELMSGEIGDDVTHYLGTSEQTPSALVLGVFVGSEGVTAAGGLLLQVLPKAARDDALIATLESRLAGLSGFTPLLKQKKTLNAIFETLLGDLDLKILPGVQMLRFHCGCSWDRMLGALKLLGVSELEDMIDKDGGAEATCEFCKEVYNADVNDLQRLIDDLAQSSSAR; encoded by the coding sequence ATGGCAGACCAGCTTATTCGCGCAACCGCAGCCAATGGTGGCATTCGCTGCGTCGGGGTCATCACCACCCGACTCACAGAAGAAGCCCGACAACGCCATCAACTCTCCTACGTCGCCACCGCTGCACTCGGTCGAACCATGAGTGCCGGCCTACTCCTCGCCTCCAACATGAAAAACCCCGACTCCCGCGTCAACTTGCGGGTGAAAGGAGACGGTCCCCTCGGGGGGATTCTCGTCGATGCCGGGATGGATGGAACCGTACGCGGCTACGTCAATAATCCCGACGTCGAACTGCCCCCCAACCCCCGAGGAAAACTCGACGTGGGCCAAGCCGTCGGTTCCAATGGCTTTCTCTACGTCATCCGCGACATCGGCTATGGCTACCCCTACTCCAGTACCGTTGAACTGATGTCTGGAGAAATCGGCGACGATGTCACCCACTATCTCGGAACCTCCGAACAAACCCCCTCAGCCCTAGTTCTCGGGGTCTTCGTAGGGTCAGAAGGGGTCACTGCTGCCGGGGGATTGCTGCTGCAAGTCCTCCCCAAAGCCGCCCGCGACGATGCCCTCATCGCCACCCTGGAATCCAGATTAGCGGGCCTCTCGGGCTTTACGCCCTTACTGAAACAGAAAAAAACCCTCAACGCCATTTTCGAGACACTCCTGGGGGATTTAGACCTGAAAATCCTCCCCGGCGTGCAGATGTTGCGCTTCCACTGCGGCTGTTCCTGGGATCGGATGCTGGGCGCTCTCAAACTTCTGGGGGTCAGTGAGTTGGAGGATATGATTGACAAAGATGGTGGGGCCGAGGCCACCTGTGAATTTTGTAAAGAGGTCTATAACGCCGATGTCAACGACTTACAACGGCTCATCGATGATTTAGCCCAATCGTCCTCAGCCCGTTAA
- a CDS encoding Uma2 family endonuclease yields the protein MAVCDRRQLRQEPLWKTASVIESGATVPLVVEVVSTNWRDDYGHKLIEYEAMGIQEYWLVGYRALGGVRYIGTPKQPTITIASLLEGEYQLRQFRRGDRLVSGVFPELRLTVDEVLGVIED from the coding sequence GTGGCGGTGTGCGATCGCCGTCAATTGCGTCAGGAACCTCTCTGGAAGACGGCTTCTGTGATTGAGTCGGGGGCGACGGTTCCGTTAGTGGTTGAGGTGGTTAGCACGAATTGGCGGGATGATTATGGCCATAAACTGATTGAGTATGAGGCGATGGGGATTCAGGAGTATTGGCTGGTAGGTTATCGGGCCTTGGGTGGGGTGCGATATATCGGAACGCCGAAGCAACCGACGATTACGATCGCGAGTTTGCTGGAGGGGGAGTATCAGTTACGGCAGTTTAGGCGGGGGGATAGGTTGGTGTCAGGGGTTTTTCCGGAGTTACGGTTAACGGTGGATGAGGTGTTGGGAGTGATTGAAGACTGA
- a CDS encoding GHKL domain-containing protein encodes MSVLLQSISQPQLPEETPVAHLSLDSTLDELELHQCNVPVSCRGEEVMEIFNQNPLLPGVILTQNQEFVGVLSRRRLLEHMSQIYSIELFSRRPIASLYYFAEREVFCYPSHTLIVMAARRSLQRPPDLLYEPILVEVDSGEYHLLDVHQLLVAQSHIHQLTTQLLHEQTRQQMMQTEKMSSLGRMVAGVAHEFRNPVNCINGNMNFLQNYFQDLLELVEAYEAEGAVAEEVQELKEDLEFEFLKDDLPKILQTVRESAERLTKIVGSLHSFSHMGEDRYENTNLETHLENTLLILNNRLKTGITLEKHYGHIPPVYCASGQLNQVFMNLLSNAIDAVEEVKQLGKEPIITLTTQQIDENWVSIIIEDNGPGIPETIQNRIFENFFTTKPAGKGTGLGLAISHQIIVDNHHGQLSFSSTPGEGTAFEMRLPIKPVQA; translated from the coding sequence ATGTCTGTCCTTCTACAGTCCATCTCCCAACCGCAACTCCCGGAAGAAACTCCGGTTGCACATCTTAGCTTAGACTCAACCTTAGATGAGCTGGAGTTACATCAATGCAATGTTCCCGTCTCCTGTCGGGGGGAGGAGGTGATGGAGATTTTCAACCAAAATCCCCTACTTCCGGGGGTGATTCTGACTCAGAACCAGGAATTTGTGGGGGTGTTATCGCGGCGGAGACTCCTCGAACACATGAGTCAGATTTATAGTATAGAGTTGTTTTCCCGTCGTCCCATCGCCTCTCTCTATTACTTTGCCGAGCGAGAAGTATTTTGTTATCCTAGCCACACCTTGATTGTCATGGCGGCGCGGCGGTCTCTACAACGTCCCCCAGATTTACTCTACGAGCCAATTTTAGTCGAAGTTGATTCAGGAGAGTATCATTTACTCGATGTTCATCAGCTTTTGGTGGCTCAATCTCATATTCATCAACTGACCACTCAGTTATTACATGAACAAACTCGTCAGCAGATGATGCAGACGGAAAAAATGTCCAGTTTAGGACGTATGGTGGCGGGAGTGGCCCATGAGTTTCGTAATCCAGTGAACTGCATCAATGGGAATATGAACTTTCTCCAGAACTATTTTCAGGATTTACTGGAGTTGGTGGAGGCTTATGAGGCTGAAGGCGCGGTGGCTGAGGAGGTTCAGGAACTCAAGGAAGACCTAGAATTTGAGTTTTTGAAGGACGATTTACCGAAGATTTTGCAAACCGTTCGCGAAAGTGCGGAACGCTTGACGAAAATTGTGGGGAGTTTACACAGCTTTTCTCACATGGGAGAAGATCGCTATGAAAATACAAATTTAGAAACCCATCTTGAAAATACACTTCTAATTTTAAACAACCGCTTAAAGACAGGAATTACCCTGGAAAAGCATTATGGACATATTCCTCCAGTTTATTGTGCTTCAGGGCAGTTAAATCAGGTATTTATGAATTTGCTTAGCAATGCGATCGATGCGGTGGAGGAGGTGAAACAACTTGGCAAGGAGCCAATTATCACTTTAACGACCCAGCAAATTGATGAGAATTGGGTCTCCATTATCATTGAAGACAATGGGCCGGGAATACCCGAGACGATTCAGAACCGGATTTTTGAGAATTTCTTTACCACCAAGCCAGCGGGGAAAGGAACTGGCTTAGGGTTAGCCATTAGCCATCAAATTATCGTCGATAACCATCATGGACAGTTAAGTTTTTCGTCAACCCCTGGGGAGGGAACGGCCTTTGAGATGCGTTTACCCATCAAGCCGGTTCAAGCTTAA